Below is a genomic region from Sphaeramia orbicularis chromosome 6, fSphaOr1.1, whole genome shotgun sequence.
ATGATATCTGGCtgcaaaagaagaaaagacaagcaACCACATGTTTAGTTGTTTTAAAGAAAGCTCATGTGCGTAACATGCGACATGTGGCAGTCAGTCACTCACACGTTGCAGAAAACGCTGCCCTGTGAAAGAGCTCGTATGTGGAGGCTGGCCCTCTTGTCCCCCTGCTTTGCAACGTAGATACCCATAAAGATTTGCAGCTTGGAAGGAAATACTTGCAACAACCAGTGACTATAGAAGACAGACAAacgtgtaaataaaacacacatatagATCTATGGATGGTTTTAGGTATTGTGTGCTTGTAACGTCTTACCAGCCATTTGATCTTGAGTGAAAAAAGggaggtgaagaagaagaaagtccaaATAAGGGGGCAGATGATTAGACCCAGCCAAAATATCCTGGCCTCTGTTTCTGTCCCAATGTTCTGGCCACGGGACGTCTGCAATTCCAGTAAAGAATGCGTGATTTGGTTGAAATATTCTATATTTGCTTATTCATTGATGCTCAAACTGCAATGATAATGTCTCACTTTTTTGGCTTCAAACACCCACAGGCTTTTCCCATCCTCATCGATCTGATTCCACCAGCGCAGACCCACCAGCAGCCTGCCAGTCACATTCTGAAACCAGTCAGAGCAAAGTGAACAAAAAGAAACAGAGGGACCAAAAGGCTGAGGACATCGTAGTTCGTGACCTCCCACCTTGACAGACCAGAAGTCAAAGGAGAGCAGGGTGATGATGAGGACAAAACACGACGTAAAGCTCTTGCTGACCCATTCACAGAGTAAATAGACGACAATGGCAACCACCCGGAAGAAAAGGTGGAAAAAGGAGGCAAAGGGGTGTCTGAAATAAAATGCACACAATTAGGAAATGGCATATTcagcagtgggaaaaaaaaattgctgacacccttaaaatgttacacaatgtcaaatattatcatgaaatatcaaTACTTTTAGTCAGCGCTAATCATTCACTGTACATAAGAGATTATTATTCTAGTTTCTGTCGTCTAGTTTGAGAtaggtttatttttatatttctttttctttttttttttttaaactctattTATCTTAAATATGTTTGATCCTGGAACTCTTTTTCACTGCTGCTCTTGTGATGCTGCAATTTCCCCAATAACGGTTTTCTTATCttaaatatttgcaaaaaaaatcttttttgtgtttcaaacgttgtggctgcatcagacacaaacaaatccaattttgtgttttgttttgtttgtttgtttattgtaataagaaaaaacaacaaaactaaattcttgacagtttcaacatgtcatgtcctggatgtgtttcattatcttgctgaaacctCCAGTTTTGACCTGGATGGAACAGTGTATATGCAGATGGGAGCATATGGGACAATACTTGGCAAAGTTCAATGAACAAAAAGTGATTCTGAATGTAATATATCAAAATGTATAGAGTGTCCAAAAACCTGTACATCTTTTGTTCATTATGTCCACAATGTTTCACTGCATGGTCCCtgatagaaaaataaatgaataaagaaactAGTGAAATGGGCTGGATTAAATCCAATGTAGTTTCAAGCACAGACACAAGAAGCCTACTTTGGCGACTGcatgtaaaataaattaaaatgaaacaaacaaaacatatatagcaggggtgtcaaacatgcggcctgagggccaaaaccagcccaccaaagggtccaatcccgcccgcaggatgaattagtgaaatacaaaaattacattgaagacattacagtcaaggatgtcaaaataaatttagttcagttccatctaaagtgggtcagaccagtaaaatactatcataataatgtataaataatgaaaaccacatatttttctctttgttttagtgtaaaaaaagtaaaattacacaaaaatgttaacatttacagactagcctttcacaaaaactgtgaaaaacctgaacaaatatgaacaacctgaaatgtcttaagagatttaagagtaattgtaccaatattctgtctgttattaaatgttttgtgtatttgtagatccactgtgatctgtacgttgtaaggaacatgtaaaaatgagaagctgaggccaaataatggcataaattgttaaaattgtactttttttccttaataaatttcattttggtcatggctgttcatgtttttccatatttttttaaaagatagtttgcagatgtagaaattttgataatataatcttacttttttcactctaaaacaaagaaattagacatacaaattttggaattgatattatatatgtattattatgttattattttgatgatctggcccactgcaggtcatattgggctgtatgtggcccctgaactaacatgagtttgacacccctgatatataaGCTATACATGTTCATATCATAGAATCTCAATCCacccaaaatgaaacacaatgggCTGTGATAAAGGGACTGAAGGTTTGATTAATCTATGTGCTGGCAAAATAAAACTAGACCACTGAGGTTGTATAATAAATATTTCCTGCAGTGTACCTTATGGCTGCACTTCTCCGCAGCCTGTCCTCCTCGTCAGTGAAGTCCAGCTCAACATCTTCCGTCTCATCCGCCAtggtctgaaaaaacaaaacaaaacaaaacaaaaaaacacatccacaATCAGCACGTGAAtgcataaacaaacacaaagggtCTAACACACAGGATTTAGACAACAGTTATTTCTTGAGTGTATAATAGTGTAGAAAAACGGGAGTACCATTTGGCTAGACCGGGGGTTTATTATTGTGGGGTTGGTGTTGCAGTGAAATGGGACCGACACCGGCAGTGTTCCCCCAGCCTCCACAGACACATCCACAGCAGCCTACACACACTTAGAACCCTGAAGAGGTGACCGTCTACCACCTGCAGTACACATCATAGAATTCAGAATGTTGAGTATATCACGTGACCCACCGGACACATACTGACAAAACTACTGTTACGATTAAAAGATGCGACCGCGGCAGGACTCGAACCTGCAATCTTCTGATCCGAAGTCAGACGCCTTATCCATTAGGCCACGCGGCCGTTGATAATATATGCTTTTTGCATGTTTGGTATTAAATAAGAAGTAGTATGATGGTATCCTACTGTGTGAGGTACTTTTTGGTACTAAAGTCGTTTATGACACTGCACGATTCGCCAAACTACAAAACACAAGCCACTGCTATgtttgtcttaaccctttcatgcatgaattatgagaaccttagtcaatattttttttttcttgagtaattttattcctctttaggcatgaaaaaaacaatgcaattaaatttttatgaacctgtttttcatggagttaaaaaaaatgtccactcagctggattttttttttttttttactccatgaaaatgtaaataattagcgtcaaatacagtttgtcatcttttcatggtcatcagatacgacccatttggatgttcagaggctccgtagttaccatggaaacaccatcatcttctacaacacaggtatcaaacatgaggcccggggccaaaaccagcccaccaaaggttccaatccggcccgcggaatgaatttgcaaagtgcaagttagggcatcaaactcaaaaattatatcataataacctaaaaataatgacagcaccaattttttttctctttgattcagtgcaaaaaccatttaattatgaaaatgtttacatttacaaatagggatgggaattgagaaccgatgctttttgagaaccggttcccagtagctcaattccttggaattatTTG
It encodes:
- the LOC115421059 gene encoding Golgi apparatus membrane protein TVP23 homolog A-like, giving the protein MTMADETEDVELDFTDEEDRLRRSAAIRHPFASFFHLFFRVVAIVVYLLCEWVSKSFTSCFVLIITLLSFDFWSVKNVTGRLLVGLRWWNQIDEDGKSLWVFEAKKTSRGQNIGTETEARIFWLGLIICPLIWTFFFFTSLFSLKIKWLSLVVASISFQAANLYGYLRCKAGGQEGQPPHTSSFTGQRFLQRPDIIFGIL